CATATTCCAACCAATCACAGTCAACGAGCCTGTAAATCCTCCGTACAACGCCTGTACGTCTAGCATTGCTCGGCCTCGTACCAGCAGGAGAGAAAACGAAGACGGCGAGCTTTTGCGTCACGTGCCCGCGGACCAGGCCGGAGCGCCAAGGAACGCGCTGCCGCCGCACACGCGTCCGTCCGGTCCGGCGGCTCGCCCGTCCACCTCGTATCCCCTTCCGCTGCCATCTCGTTCTCGTACCTGCCGTGACACACGAGCCCACGCGCGCGTCCGGCCGACCCTAACAGACGGCCAGGTTTAGACGGGCGAGCCAGCGTTCGCGCCCGGCGAAAGATCCCTGGATCTTTCTGCCCCGGAGGCCGGAAGGAAGTTTGCGCACGAAGTTGCAAGTTCAGGCAACCTTTTCTCCTTTCTCCACGCGACATCGCTCTCTCGTGCTGCTGCTACTACGAGAGCGGTAGGTACGCACAACGACTCTTCGTTACTGTCGTTTCTCCCGCCATATGACCACTACGCTGCTTAACCAGGCATCGTTTCAGAGTTTCTACGAGATACCAGCACGATGCCGCCGCGGCACCGGAAAAAGTACGCGCGCGGGCACTAACACGTCAACGGAACCCTGGGCACCGTTGGTGCGGTTCGGCGCCGCGACAAAGCTTCTCCAGCCACAGGAACGAGACGCCATTCGGCCATTGGAATCGTCCGCTCTTGATCTTCCACACGCCCAGCTCCTTCACCGCCACGGTTCATTCGCCCCGTCTATTCTTGGAACCTTCCCCGCCTTCTAGTTGCTGCACATGTTCCATGCCATTCCTCCCTCCTTTCACCTCCGAGTATTTATACGGCCTCGTGGCTCGACAGGTCCTCTGCAACAGTCAATAGTTCTACTTCAACGCAACGCAGCACAGGCAACGTTGGTTGATCAAGGAGCTGACCGAATCCAGCAATGGCGGCGAGGGCTGCAGGTACCGGCGGGCTGCTCAGAGCGACCACCGCCAAGGGAAGCCGCCTGCCGTCGTCGTCCCCGGCGGCCAGCCGGCCGTCGTACCGCATCCCGTCTCTCAAGTTCCCGTTCCTGTGGGACACCAAGGCGAGGCAAGGGAAGATCAGCCGCGCCGCCGAGCAGAGGGCGGCGCTGATCACCCTGGGAGcgaccaccaccagcaccactGAGGAGAAGCAACGCCTGCCGGGGGAAGCGGGCAGCGTGGATCTCTTGCTGCCTCTGGCGTACGAGGTCACCCGGAGGCTGGTGCTCCGGCAGTTGGGGGCGACGTGGCTGGCCCTTACGCGGCGTCGCTGGGCCAAGGTCGTCGAGGCCGTTATCCACCAGGGCATCGTCAGATGCCAGTCGTTCACGCTCATCGGCGTCGCAGGATCGCTCCTCGGTTCAGTCCCATGCTTCCTCGAGGTAATTAACTtaagctcttcttcctcctccattcACGCTGCAACCTTCGTTGCAAGTCAAGTAGTCAACAGTCAAGTCACCAGAGACTGATCAAACTTTTCATGTGTGTCTCTAGGGTTGTGGCATTGttctgcagtccttctccttgcaGTTCCGTGCCATGTCGCAGACGATAGATCACGCCGAGATCATCAAACTTCTCATCGAAGCATTAGGTACTTCCTGGTCTAATCACAAGGCATCCTTCGCATCAATCCAAGTCTGCTACTAACTGGAGTATTTTCTGTTCTTGTTCAGACATGTTTCTGATCGGCACCGCCCTGCTCACGTTCGGCATGGGGATGTACGGCATGTTCTACGGCTCCCAGCGCGTCCAGGAGCCCATCTACGAGAGGCTGAAGAAAGGGACGAGGATCCGGTCCGTCACGCAGGCCAAGTCGAGGTTCGGCCACGCCGTGATCCTGCTGCTCCAGGCCGGCGTCCTCGAGAAGTTCAAGAGCGTGCCGCTCGTCACCGGCCTCGACATGGCCTGCTTCGCCGGGGCGGTGCTCGCGTCCTCCGCCGGCGTCTTCCTGCTGTCAAAGCTCTCAGCACATCCGCAGCCATGCAAGCAAACCTCCTTCGCGTGAACGTTCGCGTGAACGTGTTCGATGTCACTGCAAAACATGCAATATTCATTTGTTCTTTCATTTCAACTTAGCAAAGCAAGAAATAGTACTTACTAATAGAAAAATCAAAACCTGTGAAGCTGGTGTGCCTTTTTCGTCTTTTCTCTCACTGCCGGTAGCGGTTTAATTTGTAGCTTGAGAGCAATGTTAATAAAGATTCTCGGGGTAGAAAGAAAAGACACTACAAAAATCATTTCGGAGCGACTCTCGTACTCTTTTGTGATCAGCCACGTAAAAACTCGTGGTGAGTTTCACTTTCACGTTGCCTCAGGAAATTCCAGTGGCCGTGTTCTGGCATCGACAGGGATGGGCGGCCGAGACGCAGAGTGCTTTCGATGGCGAAGGCGTGAGTGACGGTACCTGTGGCGCCACGGCGTCGGCTCTTCCCTATTCCGACCGCGCGCTGCCGCTTACGAGAGGGAAGAGGCGCCAGGAGGCACGGATCACCGGGTCGGGCGTGGTGGTGATTTTTTACGGCCGTTTTTCAGTTCTCCACCCGGGCCGGGAGAATctagtaaaaataaataaaattaaaccGAAGCAAAAGATTTTTCTCGTCCCATTAATTCATCTCATTAATTTAGAAGATGTAGAATTTTTCTTTGCCGCTAAGATGTAGAATTGTCTAGTATTTTTTTTGTTGAGAATCAGTAGAATTGTCTAGTTAATTAGCGAAAATCATCCGTTGCAACAGCCCATTTACGGAAACATGGGTCAACCAAGCTACCCACGCGAATACCCGCGCTGTTGAGAAGAAAGCATCGTCGAGGTTATCACCAACCAATATAATCATCACTCCTCCGCGAGCCATCAATTTCGATTTCAGCATTGACGACCACCAACGCAACCCTCATCAAATAGTTGACCACCTGCGCTGGCCATCAGACACCTGACTCAAATGATGAACCTTGCATGAGAAAAGCgttgagcctgcaccaaccaagccCTGCAAGCGAGCACCGATCTCGTGCCATCGTAACTCCTAACGCACCTCCTCCGCAGCTCCGATTCCACAAAGACGTGATGAGGCATGAGGACTCCTTGAACACATCGGATGATACCGACTACCAAACACCCGCCTCAACTGATGAGGAGACCACAACCATCGACAAGTCTCCAATAATTATGGGTCCAATCACAAGAAGTCGCGTCAAACAATAAGTGACCAAGTGATCGCTAACTTAAGTTTTACCTTGTAACCATGATGACACAACTATGCTTTCATCcccattgttgttggttgaacttaggtataacatggaagaaattgaacaaccTATAAACTTTTGAAGCAACCGGTTTGGAGAAAACAAATTTCAAGTGAAGCTGACGCTGTCAGTTTTTACCTTTGATATTTCGTTGTGTCACACCCATTTTGAGGAGAGACGGGGCCATACAGGTACATCACTAGAAGCTACATCAAAAAAAATCCGATGCAGAAAACCTCatatcatttggagttgtgagtcaaacGTTCTAGTCATTCTCGTGGAGGTGTCCAGACTATCAAGGCTTCATGAATTTTTGAGGAGCTCTCTGACAACTTCCAAAATTGACTGCTTATTCCTTCAAGGAAGCCATGCGAAGCTcattattttttaaattttttcacACCTAGATAAGGGGGTTGTCCTTGTTATAAAACCTCATCTCCTCCAAGAACGGCTATGTGCCGGACGAGATCGCCTGCTCCTGCTATTTGGACCAATAGCACATGGACACGAGGCGGATGGTCTATTTATGGCAGATGCCAATACTGGTTCGTATACAGAGGGAACAGTTCATGTACGACGCGGGGCCCCAGTATCCGCTTGACGGTAACGGCAAGTGGAAGTAATGTACCGTTGGTCCATGATCGCCATAGCGTGGTGCACCGTCGTCGCTACAGGGAATAAGGTTCAACGAGAGAACAGGTTGCCTCCCGCAGTCCCCAAATTTTCCAAATATCGCTCTGGTCCTTTATCGACCTGCGGCGGGAAAGTGTGTACTCATGGAGGCCATGGCGACTAAGGGTGGCGGTTTTGGAGTTCCTATCAGATCCGGCCAACATGTATGCTCAAGCCCCTCTCTTCGATTCGAACGGTGGATGTCTGCCTTACGGATGTTGGTGCCAAAATCCCAGTGAACATGTTCCCTGTTCCAGCGCTGGGGGACGGTGAATACACACTTCCCGTCCAACAAGCCCAAGATCTGGTGGAAGCCGCCGGTGGGTGTAGCGTTGGAGACTTGGCAGATGTGGTGGCGCCCCTCGAGCTATATGGCGGGACCTGAACGGAGTGTGAGAGGGGGGCAATCTGTCGGTGGCGGACTGCGAAGAGTCCACGAGCAAGGACGACCCCCAGGATGGTAGACCTATAGGTGATTGGATTGCACTGCATTTAGacaacttttttttttgaaacggaggcaaacgatttgcctcatcgattaattaagcagaagagaattgcccggttaattaaAGGAAAACCAGGCAAAAACCGATACAGACTCACCACATGTGGAATACTCACAGAGCATGCAACCCCATAACCACACGATCAACCCGACAACCAAAACCAATACGCAAGGTCCATCAAAACCATCACACTCTTACATCGCAAAGAAGACCCCAACGAGAGTACCTCGCTAAAGACCATGCTCATCACCAAAATCCACTGAACCATCAAGCTGCTGCGGACACCTTTCCTGTGGCGCCACTCTTCTTTGCTTTGCTCCTGAGAGCCTCCTCCACAATCGTCTTGCCAGATTCAGGGCTAGCCCTCTCCAACGTTTGAGCAAACTGTGAATCTCAATCTCGAAGAGAATCTCATCAACCTTGTCGCGCACAGACGCCTCGTGCCTCACAGCCACATGCGAGCCGGTAACCGCAACGTCAGAACCTCCACGATCCACAGTGGCGAGCGGCTGGCTGGGCGCTGAAGGATCAGGCGCCAACATACTCACCGCCTCACCATCATCAGCCACAGGTACCACTGACACAATGGACTCAGGTGCCACCGACACAATGGACTCAGGCGCGACCGACACAGTGGACTCAGGCGCCTCCAGTTGCTCACATGACAAACGAGAATCATGTCCCTCACACGAGGTCGCTGGCGCGTCGACCTCCATATGCTCCACAGACGGAGGCGAAGCTGGTCTCACACATAGTTGTTGAAGCTCGGGCATGACCTGCAGCACAGGGGTGACGACCTCGAcgatggcctcatcctcaacagtagCCGACACGAGGGGCAAGACAAACACCGGCAAAGAACTGACCCCAGTACGAGGGGAGAAACAACCGAAGAGCTTCGTCCCCTTGTCTCCCACGGAACCAACACCAGAAACAACAGGAGGTCGCGGCGTCGGAGCAGTAGGCAACAAAGCCGGCACGAGGGAGAGCTTGGTCAGAGTAGCCTCCGCCCGCTCCAGAAAACTCTCAACACATGTCATCAAGCCTTGCAACATCTTG
Above is a window of Triticum dicoccoides isolate Atlit2015 ecotype Zavitan chromosome 5B, WEW_v2.0, whole genome shotgun sequence DNA encoding:
- the LOC119311751 gene encoding uncharacterized protein LOC119311751, which encodes MAARAAGTGGLLRATTAKGSRLPSSSPAASRPSYRIPSLKFPFLWDTKARQGKISRAAEQRAALITLGATTTSTTEEKQRLPGEAGSVDLLLPLAYEVTRRLVLRQLGATWLALTRRRWAKVVEAVIHQGIVRCQSFTLIGVAGSLLGSVPCFLEGCGIVLQSFSLQFRAMSQTIDHAEIIKLLIEALDMFLIGTALLTFGMGMYGMFYGSQRVQEPIYERLKKGTRIRSVTQAKSRFGHAVILLLQAGVLEKFKSVPLVTGLDMACFAGAVLASSAGVFLLSKLSAHPQPCKQTSFA